In Thiovibrio frasassiensis, one DNA window encodes the following:
- a CDS encoding DUF6962 family protein — translation MPLTTSPTELTTSATDALLAIECTIIIALLFRSTPTNRWRINLWCSAFALLATASSLGALIHALEMPKSMRIALWAPLYLSLGILVVLFLVGGVADWRGKLAAKRLVPWSIGVSAAFLGLTALLGGKFIVFIVYAATILLSTLAIYTFLAASQRLKGAAIVALAILLNLAAAAVQASNLSLQLLIPFDHNGLFHLIQMLSTATLGLGLHLGMEPAQR, via the coding sequence GTGCCCCTCACCACCTCCCCAACCGAACTAACCACCAGCGCCACCGATGCCCTCCTCGCCATCGAGTGCACCATAATCATCGCCCTCCTCTTCCGCTCAACACCCACAAACCGCTGGCGAATCAACCTCTGGTGCTCAGCCTTTGCCCTCCTCGCAACCGCCTCCTCCCTCGGCGCCCTGATCCACGCCCTAGAGATGCCAAAGTCCATGCGCATAGCACTATGGGCCCCTCTCTACCTGAGCCTGGGAATTCTCGTGGTTCTCTTCCTCGTGGGGGGTGTTGCGGATTGGCGGGGTAAACTGGCAGCGAAGCGCCTTGTTCCATGGTCCATCGGAGTAAGCGCAGCCTTTCTCGGCCTGACCGCGCTGCTGGGCGGAAAGTTCATCGTCTTCATCGTCTACGCGGCGACGATTCTGCTAAGCACCCTGGCCATCTACACCTTTCTCGCCGCCAGCCAGCGCCTAAAAGGCGCCGCCATTGTTGCCCTGGCAATCCTCCTCAACCTGGCCGCAGCCGCAGTGCAGGCAAGCAATCTCTCGCTCCAGCTTCTCATCCCCTTTGATCACAACGGTCTCTTCCACCTCATCCAAATGCTGAGCACCGCAACCCTCGGGCTGGGATTGCATCTCGGCATGGAACCCGCACAGCGATAG
- a CDS encoding histidinol-phosphatase — translation MLINTKSDGHVHTRLCHHASGEMEEYVRAAISKGLEELIFLEHLECGIHYPEDTWLSEEDFVVYQREGQRLRQVYGDRIFIGIGVEVGYNPKQVPAILDFLKQYPWDRVGLSFHYYEIKGHHYNVVSRRKFNLEPLGKHGVERVISDYFSTLLEAVSLLPATVLCHLDAVLRHHPEVQFNAAHQRQIREIFQAMREKGMALEVNTSGFSHRGEQYPAQPILEEAIALGVPLVAGSDAHRPGEVGRFFERLG, via the coding sequence ATGCTGATCAACACCAAGAGCGACGGCCATGTTCACACCCGGCTCTGCCATCATGCCAGCGGCGAGATGGAGGAGTATGTCCGAGCCGCCATCTCCAAGGGGCTTGAGGAGCTGATCTTTCTCGAGCATCTGGAATGCGGCATCCATTACCCTGAAGACACCTGGCTGAGCGAAGAAGATTTTGTTGTCTACCAGCGCGAAGGTCAGCGGCTGCGGCAGGTTTATGGGGATAGGATTTTTATCGGGATCGGGGTGGAGGTAGGCTACAACCCCAAGCAGGTTCCTGCGATTCTTGATTTTCTCAAACAGTACCCCTGGGACCGGGTCGGTCTCTCCTTCCATTATTACGAGATTAAGGGGCATCACTACAATGTGGTGAGCCGCCGCAAGTTCAATCTGGAGCCCCTGGGCAAGCACGGGGTGGAGCGGGTGATCTCCGACTATTTCTCCACCCTGCTGGAAGCGGTTTCTCTTCTGCCCGCTACGGTGCTCTGTCATCTCGATGCGGTGCTTCGCCATCATCCCGAGGTGCAATTTAATGCTGCACATCAGCGGCAGATCAGGGAGATTTTTCAGGCAATGCGGGAAAAGGGCATGGCTCTGGAGGTCAATACCTCCGGGTTTTCCCATCGGGGGGAGCAGTATCCGGCGCAACCGATTCTTGAAGAGGCGATTGCCTTGGGGGTTCCGCTGGTGGCTGGGTCCGATGCGCATCGGCCCGGGGAGGTGGGGCGGTTTTTTGAGCGGTTGGGGTAG
- a CDS encoding pancreas/duodenum homeobox protein 1 codes for MNTVQDIFTEQTLQTLFPADRANAFFDALFGDAEEGAYDIRLVYKGHAANILTFGLELHERPGRCLACNLTYGLPEVFSRHPIINLKGLTAEIDALLGDKATCTDWKLGTTQTVSKKLHVIPLMISLA; via the coding sequence ATGAACACCGTACAGGATATTTTTACCGAACAAACCCTGCAGACCCTCTTTCCGGCAGACCGCGCCAACGCCTTTTTCGACGCCCTGTTCGGCGATGCCGAAGAAGGGGCCTACGACATCCGCTTAGTCTATAAGGGACATGCGGCAAACATCCTCACCTTCGGCCTCGAACTCCACGAACGCCCCGGCAGATGCCTGGCCTGCAACCTCACCTACGGGTTGCCCGAGGTATTCAGCCGCCACCCCATCATCAACCTCAAGGGATTGACAGCGGAGATCGACGCCCTCCTAGGCGACAAAGCCACCTGCACCGACTGGAAACTCGGCACCACCCAGACCGTTTCCAAGAAGCTGCATGTTATTCCGCTGATGATCAGCTTGGCATAA
- a CDS encoding FtsK/SpoIIIE family DNA translocase translates to MAKGNNQQEKPTLGREILSVFGVFAALFLLLCLLSHTTPDPSGQILASNWGGAVGQFVAGLLMDLLGITAFWLPFLLLFFSIRIFSPDFTLETLPLTVFGCTGILLASAGLSGFTSLASFTVFAHTYPVAGFLGTLLAQYGQLLFGGPGSFLLFLVVLLISLMLISSFSPYSLGNRLRAFVLSRWTSRQAAEANNSAGQGKKGEVAASAAAASPSADDSIVPKVHAPVKLEVGAEDDSFRLLPAASGEYRLPPLSLLDKPGNTEVVVDREYYYAVSAELEEKLNDFGVVGKVVGISPGPVITTYEFSPAPGVKINKIIALADDLALGLKAESVRIVGSIPGKAALGIEIPNPTRNIVYVRDIFAHEKFQKAASRLTIGLGMDVVGNPVIADLARMPHLLIAGATGSGKSVAVNTIICSILFRATPEEVRLLLVDPKRIELSCYEDIPHLLHPVVVDPKLASRALLWAVREMERRYQLMEEAKVKSLASYNAEAAEKLPLIVIIIDELADLMMVSSREVEDSVARLAQMARAAGMHLILATQRPSVDVLTGLIKANFPTRMSFKVSSKIDSRTILDGSGAEHLLGAGDMLFMPPGTSKLQRIHGAYISDKETERIVTFLKEQGAVRYDESVLKLAEEAEAGEGDEGGELDEKYDEAVALVCESGQASISMVQRRLRVGYNRAARMIELMEKEGVVGPADGSKPREVLARKSY, encoded by the coding sequence ATGGCAAAAGGGAACAACCAGCAGGAAAAACCAACGCTTGGGCGAGAGATACTTTCCGTATTCGGGGTGTTTGCCGCCCTTTTTCTGCTCCTCTGCTTGCTCAGCCACACCACGCCGGACCCCTCGGGTCAGATCCTTGCCTCCAACTGGGGCGGGGCGGTGGGCCAGTTTGTGGCCGGGCTGCTCATGGATCTTCTTGGAATCACCGCGTTCTGGCTCCCTTTTCTCTTGCTCTTTTTCTCCATCCGCATTTTTTCCCCTGATTTCACTCTCGAGACCCTGCCCCTGACCGTGTTCGGCTGCACCGGGATTCTCCTGGCCAGTGCGGGGCTCAGCGGGTTCACTTCGCTGGCCTCTTTTACCGTTTTTGCGCACACCTATCCGGTGGCCGGATTCTTAGGCACTCTTCTGGCCCAGTACGGTCAGCTGCTCTTCGGCGGTCCCGGTTCCTTCCTCTTGTTTCTCGTGGTGCTGCTGATCTCCCTGATGCTGATCAGCAGCTTCTCCCCCTATTCCCTTGGGAACCGCTTGCGTGCTTTTGTCCTCAGCCGCTGGACCTCCAGGCAAGCGGCTGAAGCGAACAACTCAGCCGGACAGGGCAAGAAAGGGGAGGTCGCCGCCTCTGCCGCAGCCGCAAGCCCGTCCGCAGATGATTCCATTGTGCCCAAGGTGCATGCCCCGGTTAAGCTTGAGGTCGGGGCAGAGGACGACTCCTTCCGCCTCCTGCCCGCGGCCAGCGGAGAATACCGGCTTCCGCCCTTGTCCCTGCTGGATAAGCCGGGAAACACCGAGGTGGTGGTGGACCGCGAGTACTACTATGCGGTCAGTGCCGAACTGGAAGAAAAGCTTAATGATTTCGGGGTGGTGGGAAAGGTTGTCGGCATCTCCCCCGGTCCGGTCATCACCACCTATGAATTTTCTCCGGCGCCTGGGGTCAAGATCAACAAGATCATTGCCCTGGCCGACGATCTGGCCCTGGGGCTCAAGGCCGAGAGTGTCCGCATCGTCGGCTCCATTCCCGGCAAGGCCGCGTTGGGGATCGAGATTCCCAACCCGACCCGCAATATCGTCTATGTCCGCGACATCTTCGCCCATGAAAAATTCCAGAAGGCCGCCTCCCGGCTCACCATCGGCTTGGGCATGGATGTTGTGGGCAATCCGGTGATCGCCGATCTGGCACGGATGCCCCATCTGCTCATCGCCGGGGCCACCGGCTCGGGCAAGAGCGTGGCGGTCAATACCATCATCTGTTCGATTCTCTTTCGGGCCACGCCCGAGGAGGTTCGTCTGCTGCTGGTGGATCCCAAACGGATCGAGCTCTCCTGTTACGAGGATATCCCCCACCTCCTGCACCCGGTGGTGGTGGACCCCAAACTGGCGAGTCGGGCCCTGCTCTGGGCGGTGCGGGAGATGGAGCGGCGCTACCAGCTGATGGAAGAGGCCAAGGTCAAGAGCCTGGCCAGCTACAACGCCGAGGCCGCGGAAAAGTTGCCCCTGATCGTTATCATCATCGATGAGCTGGCCGACCTGATGATGGTTTCCTCCCGCGAGGTCGAGGATTCCGTGGCCAGGCTGGCCCAGATGGCCAGGGCCGCGGGGATGCACCTCATCCTCGCCACCCAGCGCCCCTCGGTGGATGTGCTCACCGGCTTGATCAAGGCCAACTTCCCGACCAGGATGTCCTTCAAGGTCTCCTCCAAGATCGATTCCCGCACCATCCTGGACGGCAGCGGGGCCGAGCACCTGCTGGGAGCCGGCGACATGCTCTTCATGCCCCCCGGCACCAGCAAGCTGCAGCGGATCCACGGCGCCTATATCTCGGATAAGGAAACCGAGCGGATCGTGACCTTCCTCAAGGAGCAGGGCGCTGTGCGTTACGATGAAAGCGTGCTGAAGCTCGCCGAGGAAGCCGAAGCAGGAGAGGGCGACGAGGGTGGGGAGTTGGACGAGAAGTATGACGAAGCCGTGGCCTTGGTCTGCGAATCGGGCCAGGCCTCCATCTCCATGGTCCAGCGGCGGCTGCGGGTGGGGTATAACCGGGCGGCCCGGATGATCGAGCTCATGGAAAAGGAAGGGGTGGTCGGGCCTGCGGACGGCTCCAAGCCACGCGAGGTCTTGGCGAGAAAGTCATATTGA
- the nusB gene encoding transcription antitermination factor NusB: MGNRRKARELALNALFQGEMTETSAVENFPLLCENFEINKKAIPYGQELVEGITDNWEVINAKIAESAVNWRVSRMSVLDRNIIRLAAYELMYKEEVPPRVAIDEAIELAKRYCGEDSPGFINGILDAILKNIGKEK, translated from the coding sequence ATGGGCAATCGACGCAAGGCAAGGGAACTTGCCCTCAACGCCCTGTTTCAGGGGGAGATGACCGAAACCTCGGCAGTGGAGAATTTTCCGCTGCTCTGTGAGAATTTCGAGATCAATAAAAAAGCCATCCCCTACGGTCAGGAGCTGGTAGAGGGCATCACCGACAACTGGGAGGTGATCAACGCCAAGATCGCGGAAAGCGCGGTAAACTGGCGGGTCAGCCGCATGTCGGTGCTGGATCGTAACATCATCCGGCTGGCCGCCTACGAGCTGATGTACAAGGAGGAGGTGCCGCCGCGCGTCGCCATCGACGAGGCCATTGAGCTGGCCAAGCGCTACTGCGGCGAGGATTCTCCCGGTTTTATCAACGGTATCCTTGACGCCATCCTGAAAAATATCGGCAAGGAAAAATAG